In Brachyhypopomus gauderio isolate BG-103 chromosome 11, BGAUD_0.2, whole genome shotgun sequence, a single genomic region encodes these proteins:
- the ndufc1 gene encoding NADH dehydrogenase [ubiquinone] 1 subunit C1, mitochondrial — protein MPVGRLLLRASPLNKIICRNAFTFTKPDYSKPNMLRVGLAFGSTAVLWALLFKQHSDDVQEYKTRNGLS, from the exons ATGCCCGTCGGTCGGTTATTATTACGTGCTTCACCACTGAATAAGA TTATCTGCAGAAATGCCTTCACTTTCACCAAACCAGATTACTCCAAACCAAATATGCTTCGAGTAGGACTGGCATTTGGGAGCACTGCTGTGTTGTGGGCACTG CTCTTCAAGCAGCACAGCGATGATGTGCAGGAATACAAAACAAGAAATGGACTTTCGTAA